A region of Channa argus isolate prfri chromosome 8, Channa argus male v1.0, whole genome shotgun sequence DNA encodes the following proteins:
- the bsg gene encoding basigin, translating into MNVIWAVSALLLVCWRATAYTAGFIKSPLSQMKLTNDIAELHCEVIGNPIPEVQWWFVEGEEPNETFTQLFDGARGDRVQINATYIAHATSTIHLTSLTLNDSGTYECRASNDPDRNELKKTPKIKWIRSQANVIVIETPEILTDPSEVINQTSAVLRCNLTSSAIHIKGSHWMHNGKVIDRTKKTDSNPYTVLDLDKIIETSGGKYECVFLADRELKQTIEVKTLPHVLAYKHSEHGNENDIAVLTCLSHGYPLPTDWTWFKLEDGKTDPIMNGTGNKYEIKSTPNKTMLTINDLSIQKDIGEYICSGTNELGTNTDKIHLRVRSRLAALWPFLGIVAEVIILVTIIFIYEKRRKPDEVNDDDDSGSAPLKSNSTANHKDKNVRQRNSN; encoded by the exons ATGAATGTTATTTGGGCTGTCAGTGCCCTTCTTTTGGTCTGTTGGCGAGCCACTGCATACACAG CTGGTTTTATCAAGTCTCCCCTCTCTCAGATGAAGCTGACCAATGACATTGCAGAACTGCATTGCGAGGTGATAGGGAACCCCATCCCTGAGGTGCAGTGGTGGTTTGTAGAGGGTGAGGAGCCCAACGAGACCTTCACCCAGCTGTTTGATGGGGCACGGGGTGACCGTGTGCAAATAAATGCCACATATATAGCTCATGCCACTAGCACCATTCACCTCACTAGCCTCACCCTCAACGACTCAGGCACATATGAATGCCGTGCTTCCAACGACCCTGACCGCAATGAACTGAAGAAGACGCCCAAAATCAAGTGGATCCGCTCACAGGCAAATGTTATTGTAATTGAAA CCCCAGAAATCCTTACTGACCCTTCTGAGGTAATCAACCAGACTTCTGCTGTGCTCAGATGCAACTTGACAAGTTCTGCCATTCACATCAAGGGATCCCACTGGATGCATAATGGCAAAGTCATTGACAGGACCAAGAAGACTGATTCAAATCCATACACGGTCTTGGA TTTGGACAAGATCATTGAAACTTCCGGTGgaaaatatgaatgtgtgttcCTGGCTGATAGAGAGTTGAAGCAGACAATTGAAGTCAAAA CACTTCCCCATGTTCTTGCCTACAAGCACTCTGAGCATGGCAATGAAAATGACATAGCTGTGTTGACTTGTCTTAGCCATGGCTATCCATTGCCTACGGACTGGACGTGGTTCAAACTGGAAGATGGCAAAACT GACCCCATAATGAACGGCACTGGCAATAAATATGAGATCAAGAGCACTCCTAACAAGACAATGTTGACCATCAATGACCTGAGCATTCAGAAAGACATTGGAGAATACATCTGTTCTGGAACCAATGAGCTTGGCACTAACACTGATAAGATACACCTACGTGTCCGCAGTCGCTTGGCCGCTCTTTGGCCGTTCCTTGGCATTGTGGCAGAGGTAATCATCCTGGTGACAATCATCTTCATCTATGAGAAGAGGAGAAAGCCTGATGAGGTCAATGACG ATGATGACTCAGGATCTGCTCCTCT gAAGAGCAACTCTACTGCTAACCACAAAGACAAGAATGTGAGGCAAAGAAATTCAAACTAG
- the LOC137132293 gene encoding E3 ubiquitin-protein ligase RNF126-like, whose amino-acid sequence MALRSASSSLPVQWLKMAEAPPCPSRFFCHRCSAEISPRLPEYTCPRCESGFIEELLEERSADNASMSTISSRPQNHQPFENIDQHLFTFPSGYGQFSLGVFDESFDFGPGLGTEDNRDAENRRERETASRQRYGARQPRSRHGSRRQGARHEGVPTLEGIIQQLVNGIIAPTAMPNIGVGPWGVLHSNPMDYAWGANGLDAIITQLLNQFENTGPPPADRDKIKSLPTVRISDEHVASGLECPVCKEDYSVGENVRQLPCNHMFHNDCIVPWLEQHDTCPVCRKSLSGENTATNPPELSGMSFTSTLPSSSSSSSSSTPQSSSSASNENSRDNS is encoded by the exons ATGGCGCTCCGTAGTGCTTCTTCCTCTCTACCTGTTCAGTGGCTAAAGATGGCTGAAGCTCCCCCATGTCCCAGCCGGTTCTTCTGTCATAGATGCTCGGCAGAGATTAGTCCTCGACTTCCC gagTACACATGCCCAAGATGTGAATCAGGGTTTATTGAGGAGCTGCTGGAGGAGAGAAG TGCTGACAATGCTTCCATGTCCACCATCTCCAGCAGGCCTCAGAACCACCAACCATTCGAG AATATAGACCAGCACTTATTTACATTCCCATCAGGCTATGGTCAGTTTTCTCTTGGTGTTTTTGATGAAAGTTTTGATTTTGGGCCCGGACTTGGAACAGAGGACAATCGCGATGCTGAAAACAGGCGGGAGAGGGAAACTGCATCAAGGCAACGATATGGTGCCCGGCAACCTAGAAGTCGCCATGGTTCAAGACGACAAGGAGCGAGGCACGAGGGAGTTCCCACTTTAGAAGG AATAATTCAGCAACTAGTGAATGGCATAATTGCACCTACTGCAATGCCAAATATTGGTGTTGGCCCCTG gggTGTTCTTCACTCAAATCCTATGGATTATGCCTGGGGTGCTAATGGACTAGATGCAATTATAACACAG ttATTAAACCAGTTTGAGAACACAGGACCACCGCCTGCTGACAGGGATAAAATTAAAAGTCTTCCTACAGTACGCATTTCAGATGAGCATGTTG CTTCAGGATTGGAATGCCCTGTGTGTAAAGAAGATTACAGTGTTGGAGAAAATGTGAGGCAGCTCCCGTGCAATCACATGTTCCACAATGACTGCATAGTACCCTGGCTGGAACAG catgaCACATGTCCAGTGTGCAGGAAAAGCTTAAGTGGAGAGAACACTGCAACAAACCCTCCAGAACTGTCAGGAATGAGTTTTACCTCCACCTtaccttcctcctcatcctcttcatcctcctctacCCCTCAATCCTCAAGTTCAGCCAGCAATGAGAACTCCAGAGATAACTCCTAG